The DNA sequence ATCGCCATGCCAAGCACGGCGGATATGAAACTTGGAAAATTTGGCCTGTCAATATGGAGAGGCGGAATTACCGGAGACGGCCTTGGCTGTGCTCTTCTTCGCCGGAAAGTGCAGACGCTGTAGGTCATGACAGCCAACTTTCCCCAGATCAATCGAGAGCAtgggccttcttctccagggGGAAATCCTGGATTGCGTCCTCGCTATCAGACGGGACATTCAAGATGCACAAGGATTCTATAAAAGGACCATATCGCCAACGTAAAAGGGCTCGAGGCATACTGAAAGTGTAGACAACCTCATCTCTCCAACGGCAAAATCTCAACCTACAACATGGCCCCGTCGAAAgaggtcatcatcattggCGCTGGCGTCTCGGGCCTAGGCATGGCCGTCCAGCTCAAGCGCTTCCTTGGACACGCCAACTTCACCATCTACGAAAAGTCGGACAACATTGGCGGCACCTGGTGGCACAACCGCTATCCTGCATGCGCCTGCGACATCCCCAGTCACTTCTACTCGTACAGCTTCGCCCTGAACCCCGACTGGACGACTACGTATCCTGGCCGCGATGAGCTCCACGAGTACTTCATGTCTGTTGCTGAAAAATTCGACATTCTGCCCCATTGTCGATTCAACGCCATGTGCGTGGATCTGGTCTGGGACGCTGCACGTTCGCTGTGGGTGTGCACGTTTGAGGACACGCAGACTGGTGAGCAATTCGTCAAGGAGGCGCCAGTTGTCGTGAGCGCGGTTGGAACCCTGGACCGCCCTTACATCCCCGAGCTTGAGGGCGCCGAGTCCTTCCAGGGCAAAATGTTTCACAGCGCTCGATGGGATGATTccatcgaggtcaagaacaagaacatTGTAGTCCTGGGGAACGGTGCCTCTGCAACCCAGTTCGTGCCAGAGCTCGTCAAGGACGTTGGTCCCAAGGGGAAAGTGACTCAACTGGTCAAGAGTGCTCACTGGTGGACAAAGAGAGTATGTATACTTGATCGGCTCACCACATGTCCAAACTAACACATTTTCTAGGGAAACCCAACCTACTCAAATACCTTCAAGCTCACCATGAAGTATGTCCCACTCGCGGCTCGCATGTaccgcatcctcctcgcctggGACCTTGAGAAAGTCTTCTACTCTTTCCTCATGACCAAAGACGGCGCCCGCATGAGACAAAAGATCCGTGACGCCACCAACTCGTTCATCGAGAATGATGCTCCGCCGCAGTATCGACAAGTCCTGAGGCCCGACTACGAGCCTGGCTGCAAGCGCAGGGTCAACACGGCAACCTACCTGGCCGCTCTGCACTCACCAAACATGCTCTTGGCCAAGGACCGGGTCACCAAGATCGGCCCGCGCCACGTCGAGACGGAGAGCGGTGCTGAGTACCAAGcagatgccatcatctttgccacTGGCTTCACGACCCAGAAGTGGCTTCACCCAATCCGCGTCAAGGGCGAGAACGGTCAAGACCTCCACGAGGTTTGGGACGCCTCAGGCGGTGCTGAAGCCTACAAGGGTACAGTTGTCACGGGCTTCCccaacttcttcatcctctaCGGGCCGAACGCCGCCACGGGTCAACACTCGGTCATCTTCCACTCCGAGTGCCAGATCAACTACACCTGCCGCCTACTGCGGCATGTACTCACCGGCCGGCACCCTGCGGCCTCCATCATGGTCAAGCCCGAAGCCCAGCGTCGCGATCTAGCCTGGGTGCATAAGAAGCTCAAGAGCCTTGTCTTCAACAGTGGCTGCCAGAGCTGGTGGATGGATcccaagacgaagaagaacACCTTCATCTACCCAGACCCCATGTTCCTGTACTGGTTGCGCACGATATTCCCACGCTGGTCTGATTTTGAAGTCCGTAGGGTTGAAACCCCTGGGGGCTCGAGTTCCAAAGTTGTCTTGAGCACGCTGCTAGCTGTCGGGTTGGGCTCTGTTGCAGTGGGGTGCGCCAAGGATGTTGACAACTCTCTGAAGCTTGTCAAAGAACTTTTGCAAAGCGTTGGATCACTATTACGGTCTGGGTAGGACGTGGTGTAGTCATCATCGGTGCCATAGACGCAATGTAACTATCTATTCTTAAAAAGTATGCTATTATGGCATTTTATCTACTGGCCCCTGACTTTGGACATAAACTAAGATGCTTGACGAAACAGCTCCATACGCAGTTCCCAAGTGATGCCACTACCTCTTATTCTTGTTTTTCATTGACGTCTCTGCTGTACACACAATCAAAGAACACACTAATAAACACATGGCAGCATCAAAGTCCAATGCTACAAAACACCGCAACTACCTCCATTACCTCTTATGTCACTTTCATTTTCGACTCATCCATGTCCAAGTACCATTCAATCATTCTTTCCCAGCTCCCAAAAGTTGATGCATGTGCGATGAGCAGTTGGAGGTCTTGCTGGAGCTAAATTTATGAACCCTCACTTCTAATAAAAATGGTGTCGAATGGGTATATTGCCTGCACTGAAAAGAAAGGCTCCTAAAATCTCATGCCACTGGTTCATTCTTGTAACTACCTAACCCCTATGATGCCCTCATTGGTCTTACGGGTACAACAGCGCCTCGTGTGTGGAGTATCTTACACAGGCTTGCTCAACCAAGGATTCTGCCATAATGATGCTTCACTTGAACAGCGTGAGATGTCTGGGCTCCGATGCTAAACCTTTGCCTTCTCCACCGTCTCAATCTCCCCAGCGTCCTTGGACTCGTTTCCCACCTCAGCATCCAGGGCGGTACCGGTTCGAGCATCAGCCTTAATCTTCCTGGCCACCTTTACAGGGTCACCGCCAGTCGAAAAGATCTGATCAATGTCTTCAAGTCTCAAGTTGCTTGTCTCGGCTAGTCCCAAAAGTCAGCAAACTCTCGCAGTCATGGAATGTCGAGACATACGGAAGAGGAAGTAAATCATGGGGATAAAGGCATAGTTCGTCGCCATGAATATCAGGTAGGCCTTCCACTGCAGTCTTCGCACTATCACGGGTGTGATGAGGACTACTGTAAAATTCCAAAGCCAGTTACTGCTTATGCCGATGGCTGAGCCTTTGGTTCGAGCCTCAAGGGGGAGAAGCTCAGGGACGTAGACCCAGGGGACACAGTTGACACTAGATAATTAGCCACTTTGACCAAGTCCTGTACTGCAGAAGAAGGAACTTACGACATGCCAAAGATGAGCTGATAAAGAAAGAAGAATGCCACCGACGCAGACGCAAAGGATAGACCTCGATCCGTCTTACCCCCATCCGACTGAGATAACAAAGCAGAGATGAAAAGCATGCAGGTTCCGAGGCCAAAGCAGCCCCACAGCATTGTCTTTCGCCGTCCCATGCGGTCTAGAGCCAGAGAAGGTAAGATGCTGCCAAACATAAACATCATGTTAATGCAGCCACCGATGATCTGGCTCCTCTGAACCGTCATGCCCACGTTCTCTTCCAAGACAGTTGGGATGTAATATACGACCATGTTGATGCCACTGATTTGATTTACAAGCTGGATTAACCAGGCGAGGAAGACGCGGTAGCCCGTTCGGTTCTTATCCCGCTTGAAGATGGTGCCTCCGGTCTCAGCCTCGATGGCTTGGAGGATGGCTGCCCGCTCAGACTGGATGAACTCGTCGGTGGGCTGCATGTCGTAGACGGCGCAAAGTGTTTCGATGGCTTCGGCTTCGCGGCCATGGTTGAAGAGCCAGCGCGGAGATTCTGGTAGGGCGAAgaccaagatgatgacgagaatTGCAAAGAGAGCTTGCAGGGCAATGGGCAGGCGCCAGGCGATTGGGCCGCCCACGAAACTCATGCCAAAGTTGAACCAGTATGCAAAAACGATGCCGACCTGGGGAGGTATTAGTATGGGCCTGAGGCAAAGGGTTTGACAA is a window from the Fusarium keratoplasticum isolate Fu6.1 chromosome 5, whole genome shotgun sequence genome containing:
- a CDS encoding MFS domain-containing protein, with the protein product MRSWLGRGKSLQFGITVCCLAAFILFGYEQGVFGPILQNEDWLELFNRPSDSQTGIIVACYNLGCMVGCVVAFVVGEKTGRRRAIWIAMTFVVIGTTLQTTSFHVAHLVIGRIITGVGTGLKTATVPMYQSELCTPTSRGRLVSAEVLFVGVGIVFAYWFNFGMSFVGGPIAWRLPIALQALFAILVIILVFALPESPRWLFNHGREAEAIETLCAVYDMQPTDEFIQSERAAILQAIEAETGGTIFKRDKNRTGYRVFLAWLIQLVNQISGINMVVYYIPTVLEENVGMTVQRSQIIGGCINMMFMFGSILPSLALDRMGRRKTMLWGCFGLGTCMLFISALLSQSDGGKTDRGLSFASASVAFFFLYQLIFGMSVNCVPWVYVPELLPLEARTKGSAIGISSNWLWNFTVVLITPVIVRRLQWKAYLIFMATNYAFIPMIYFLFPETSNLRLEDIDQIFSTGGDPVKVARKIKADARTGTALDAEVGNESKDAGEIETVEKAKV